In Rhodothermia bacterium, the DNA window GGCTGGGTAGGTTGGACAAGAGAAATAATTCCATAGCCAAGCCCTCAAGCATTATGCCTTAAAAAACCACTTGTAAGAGTATAGTAAACAAGAAAAGAATATGACAAATAAATATTTGTGCTATTTAAGATGTTATTTTTTATGGATATATAAGTTGTATTTAAAAATATATTTATTAGGTGCGTCATCTTTATATTGGGATATACGATGCGTAAAACCAAAACATCAAAAATATGTCTCAAGTTGAAATCACACAGCTATTACACCAAATTAATCAAGGGCACGATCACTTATGGCCCAGCCTGATGGAGCAAACCTATAGTGCTTTGTTAAATATTTCTCGGCGAGTCAGGGGGATAAAAGAAGACAAACGCCATCCTACCTTCGATACCTTCGCGGTACTTGGTGATGCCCTTGCCAGTTTGTATGACAGTAAACAGATTGTTTGGAAAGACCGCAAACATTTCTATTTGACGGTTGCGCAAGCCTGCCGCTATGTAATTACGGATTATGACCGCAGCAAGAACAGTCTTAAACGTGGCAAGGCATTCAAACGGGTTTCGATTACGGAAGCAAAACAGGAAGCCATTTCTGATGCTGATACTATTTATGATCTGGCGACCTTGGATACTGCTTTGGATCTATTGGCGAAAGTGAATCAACGGGCTTGGGAAGGGGTTATGCTTCGTTTTTATATTGGATTAAAAGAAACTGAAATCGCAGAAATCCAACAAGTGAGTACCCGCACTGTTATTCGAGATTGGATTGCAGCTCGCGCTTTTATGTCCAGCATTCTTCAAGATCAAGTATAGTCTCGTTTTATGAACCATCCCCAACTTAATACCGTAACGTGGGAACTTTTGTCCTCACACTTAGAAGCCCTACAAGCCCTTCCCCACGAAGAACAAACTGCCTATTTAGCCAAAATTAAGCAAGAAAGCCCTGACTTGCATGATTTAGTGAAAAAATTGGCCGCTGCCGATCTTGCATATGGGCATATTCTGGACGAAGCACAGCAATCTCTCGAAGGTGTACAGTTGATGGCGCAAGGGTCAAACTTGGAAGGGCAAACAATAGGGCGCTACCAGTTGGTGAAAAAAATTGGGGAAGGTGGTATGGGTGAGGTCTATTTAGGACAGAGAATAGATGACTTTCAGCAAAAAGTGGCCATAAAAATCTTCCGTTATGCCTTTATCAACCCTCGGCTTTTACAGCGTTTCGAGAAAGAGCAACGCCTCTTGGCACGGTTGCAGCACCCCTCGATCGCAAACTTTATAGATGCCGGAATTGGTACGCAGGGGATTCCTTTTTTGGTGATGGAATATGTAAATGGAGAAGAGTTAAAAGCCTATGCCGAGAAGCACAATCCAAGTATAGAAACGCGCATCCAATGGGTGATCCAACTTTGCGAGGCACTTCAGTATTTGCACACCAATTTAGTGGTGCATCGAGATATTAAACCTAATAATATCTTGGTTTTAGCTAACGGGCAGATCAAGGTTTTAGATTTTGGCATTGCGAAAGTCTTAGAAGCCGTTGAAGACCAAGCCACCGAGACACAAACGCAGCCATTCCAATATGTCCTAACGCCGAATTATGCCAGTCCCGAACAGCTATGGGGCAATCCGGTTTCTGTTGTTTCGGATTTGTATAGTGTTGGAGTGGTATTGTATGAACTGCTTGTCGGAAAATCGCCTTACCAAGTCACCGGCAAAAACCTGATAGCGTTAGAAGCTGTTTTTAGTCAAGCACCTCAAACGCCCAGTGAAGCTCTCTCGAAAACAGAAAGGAAGGGGCTACCGACCATCCAAGATTTGGATACAATTATTCTTAAAACATTATCTTTTGATCCAAAAGAGCGTTACCAAAGTGCTGCCTTATTGGCTGATGATTTACAGCGCTGGCTTAACCGAGAGCCTGTTACAGCAAAGCCGCAAACTTGGCAATATAAGACCTCTCGGTTTATCGCACGCAACAAACGGTTGGTAATGATGGCCGTTTTGCTGATGGTAACATTAGTAGCGGGCCTCGTTCTGACGTTGTGGCAATCCCATAAAGCCCAAGAAGCCTCCTCTAAAACAGACCGCGTATTGGCATTTTTAGAGCAGGTCTTGGTCGGGTATGATCCAACAAGCCCTAATCCTGTTGCGCAAGACAGCACATCGTCTCGGCAGTTGATTCAAAACAGTCTGCGCTACTTAAGGGTCTTACCGTCGGAAGATACCGAGGTTCGCATTCGGATTTTAAACCTTCTTTCAGGGATTGCTTTTAGCCGTAGCGAAACCACTTTAGCCGATTCTTTAAACCAATTGGCACAAAAAACAAGCGCACAAGCGTTGCCAAGCCCTACTGCGCAAGCAGACCTTTGGCTACAAACCGCCAAAATTAATTGGTTAAAACAAGAGTTTAAAGAAGGGCTTGTGGCAGTAGATCGGGGACTATCGCTAACAGAATCGCAAAGCACGGATATTCAAAAACTGCGGCGAAATTTACTCAATATAAAGTTTCTGCTGAGCATGGAATTGGGGCGTGTAGAAGAGGGTAAAGCAAGTTTAGAAGCGGCCAATCGTATAACCACCTCTATTTTTGGTACACAGAGTTTGGAATATGCCCTACAGTCTGCACAGGTGGCGGCACTTGCTTCTTATCAAGATGACTTTATAACTGCAGTGACTGCTTTACAAAAAAGTATTGAAATATATAAGCGGCATCATCAAGAAGATCACTTTTTTGTCTCCTCTGCCTATAATAATTTAAGCCTTGCGTTAAAAAAGGTTGGGCAAAAAGAAGCTGCCATTGTTGCTTTGGATAAAGCCACTCAAATATCTGAAAAACTATTTGGGTCAAATCATAAAGAAGTGCTAATTTGTTACACGAATAAAGCCAGTACGTTATATGAGTTTGGGCGTTTAGAAGAAGCGGTGCTATTACTCAAGAAAGTGATGCCTTTAGCAGATCTTATTGGTGGAGAATTGCAACAAACTGTTTATTATAATCTGGCTTTCA includes these proteins:
- a CDS encoding protein kinase, producing the protein MNHPQLNTVTWELLSSHLEALQALPHEEQTAYLAKIKQESPDLHDLVKKLAAADLAYGHILDEAQQSLEGVQLMAQGSNLEGQTIGRYQLVKKIGEGGMGEVYLGQRIDDFQQKVAIKIFRYAFINPRLLQRFEKEQRLLARLQHPSIANFIDAGIGTQGIPFLVMEYVNGEELKAYAEKHNPSIETRIQWVIQLCEALQYLHTNLVVHRDIKPNNILVLANGQIKVLDFGIAKVLEAVEDQATETQTQPFQYVLTPNYASPEQLWGNPVSVVSDLYSVGVVLYELLVGKSPYQVTGKNLIALEAVFSQAPQTPSEALSKTERKGLPTIQDLDTIILKTLSFDPKERYQSAALLADDLQRWLNREPVTAKPQTWQYKTSRFIARNKRLVMMAVLLMVTLVAGLVLTLWQSHKAQEASSKTDRVLAFLEQVLVGYDPTSPNPVAQDSTSSRQLIQNSLRYLRVLPSEDTEVRIRILNLLSGIAFSRSETTLADSLNQLAQKTSAQALPSPTAQADLWLQTAKINWLKQEFKEGLVAVDRGLSLTESQSTDIQKLRRNLLNIKFLLSMELGRVEEGKASLEAANRITTSIFGTQSLEYALQSAQVAALASYQDDFITAVTALQKSIEIYKRHHQEDHFFVSSAYNNLSLALKKVGQKEAAIVALDKATQISEKLFGSNHKEVLICYTNKASTLYEFGRLEEAVLLLKKVMPLADLIGGELQQTVYYNLAFMLHDQGKIQEAKQWALKTLTLREAIFPPDHVDILRTKYVLGSLLVESNQLEEAELYFQQIIQATKDKQPVNTRYLRALVQLAWIRLEQNQPKAAEKYIAQVKKTQPTEDTAPKVVLELQALEGVQLAQKGQRSEGKAMFKEALRKLTATEPKDLALERMLKKWLNKIP